CCATCCGGTTTGCCCGGGCCACGGTGTCGTCGAGGCCCATCAGGTAGGGCCTGGTGACCGGAGCACCGGGGTCGCCGTCCTCGCCGAGGGTGCGCTTGGCCAGGTTCAGGGCGCCGCCGGCGACCTCGAGGCCGGCCTCGGTGGCCACCAGGCCCACCCGCACCGGCACCGTGGCCAGGTCGACAAGCGCTTTGCCCAGGTTCATGGTCGCCAGTGTATGACCGCAAGGGCGTCGACATCGGCAGTCGCGCAGACAACAAACTCACAGCAATTGCACAGCAACCGGACAGCTTCGAGATAAGGATAGGGGAGGACATTGAACCGCATGGCAGCTCCATCGACGCTCGACACCCAGCCCGAGGCTCGGGTCCTGGTGGTCGACGACGAAACCAACATCGTCGAACTGCTCGCGGTGAGCCTGCGGTATCAGGGCTTCGAGGTGTTCACCGCCGCCAACGGCCCGTCGGCCCTCGACACGGCCCGCGAGGTGAAACCGGACGCCGTAATCCTCGACGTGATGATGCCCGGCATGGACGGGTTCGGGGTCTTGCGTCGGTTGCGCGCCGACGGCATCGAGGCGCCCGCGTTGTTCCTGACGGCCCGGGACACCTTGCAGGACAAGATCACCGGGTTGACGCTCGGCGGCGACGACTACGTCACCAAGCCGTTCAGCCTCGAAGAGGTGGTGGCCCGGCTGCGGGTGATCCTGCGCCGGACCCGCAAGCCGGTCGAGGAGCAGCCCCCGCCCCGACTCTGCTTCGCCGACATCGAACTCGACGAGGAGACCCACGAGGTGTGGAAGGCCGGCGAGCCCGTCTCCCTGTCACCCACCGAGTTCACCCTGTTGCGCTACTTCGTGATCAACGCGGGCACCGTGCTGAGCAAGCCCAAGATCCTCGACCACGTCTGGCGCTACGACTTCGGTGGTGACGTCAACGTCGTCGAGTCGTACGTCTCCTATCTGCGGCGCAAGATCGACACCGGGGAAAAGCGGCTGCTGCACACCCTGCGCGGCGTCGGTTATGTCCTTCGCGAGCCGCGCTGAGGCGTCCGCGCCGCACCATGACCTCGATACTGCGTTCGTTGCGCCGCGGAATTCCGCTGCGGGTGGCACTGGTGGCGGCGACCCTGCTGCTGGTGGCGTGCGGCCTGCTCGCCTCGGGAATCGCGGTGACCACGATTCTGCGGCACAGCCTGCTGCAGCGCGTCGACCGCACCCTGATCGACGCGTCCAACGGGTGGGCGCTGGCGCCTCGCGGTGCGCCGCGCCACAACGAGCGCCCCAACCCCGGCCGGCCGCCCACGAATTTCTACGTCCGCGGCGTCGGCACCGACGGCGAGGTGTGGATCGGCGCCGCCGACCGCGACTCGGAGCCGGACCTGGGGCCCCACAACGACGTCGGTCCGGTGCCCACCACCGTGGGCTCGCTGAACGGCTCGCCCGAGACCTGGCGGGCGGTGTCGGTGCGCGGCGAGCGCGGCGAGTTGACCACCGTGGCGATCGAGCTCGCCGACGTGCGGTCCACCGTGCGGTCCTTGGCCTACGCCCAGGTGGGCATCGGTGTGGGGGTGCTGGTGATCCTGGGTGTGCTCGGCTATGCCGTGGTGAATCGCAGCCTTCGCCCGTTGGCGGAGGTGGAGGAAACCGCGGCCGCCATCGCCGGCGGAAAGTTGGATCGGCGTGTGCCGGAACGGGATCCACGCACCGAGGTGGGCCGGCTGTCACTGGCCCTCAACGGCATGTTGGCGCAGATCCAGGGCGCGCTGGCGGCATCCGAGGCGTCCGCCGATCAGGCCCGCGGATCCGAGGAGAAGATGCGGCGGTTCATCACCGACGCCAGCCATGAGCTGCGGACGCCGTTGACCACCATCCGTGGTTTCGCCGAGCTCTACCGGCAGGGGGCTGCCACCGATGTCGAGATGTTGATGGCCCGCATCGAAAGCGAATCCGCCCGGATGGGCGTGCTGGTGGAGGATCTGCTGTTGCTGGCCCGCCTCGACGCCGAGCGGCCCTTCGAGCAGCATCGCGTCGACCTGCTGGCGTTGGCCGCCGACGCCGTGCACGACGCCCGGTCGGTCGCGCCGCGGCGCGCGATCACCATGGAGGTCTTCGACGGCCCCGGCACCCCGGAGGTCATCGGTGACGAGTCGCGGCTACGGCAGGTGCTGGGCAACCTGGTCGCCAATGCCCTGCAGCACACTCCGGAGTCTGCCGGGGTCACCGTCCGAGTCGGGACCCGCGCCGAGGACGCCGTCGTCGAGGTCGTCGACGAGGGACCGGGCATGACGGCCGAGGACTCCCGGCGGGTGTTCGAACGGTTCTACCGCGCCGACGCGTCGCGCACCCGCGCCAGTGGCGGCGCCGGGCTGGGGCTGTCGATCGTCGACTCGTTGGTGTTCGCCCACGGCGGGTCGGTGTCCGTCACGTCGGCTCCCGGTCAGGGCAGCCGGTTCGAGGTGCGGCTGCCGCGGCTGGTCAGCGCCGAGATGGAGAGCGCCGAATAGCTCAGTCCAACTCGGCCAGCGCGGCCTTGATCTTGGCTTGCGCCTCGTCGAGGGATTCCGGCGACGGATTGCGGTCCACGTGTGCGAACCCGAAATCGGTGAGTTCGCGCGCGGGGAAGACGTGGACGTGCAGGTGCGGCACCTCGAGGCCGGCGATGATCAGGCCCGCCCGCGGCGCATCGAACGCCCGCACGACGGCCTTGCCGATGCGTTGGGACACCGCCATGATCCGCGCGTAGGTGTCGGGGTCGATGTCCTGCCACTGATCGATCTCGGCCCGCGGCACCACCAGGGTGTGGCCCTGGGTCATGGGTTCGATGGTCAGGAAGGCGACGAACTCGTCGTCCTCGTAGACGAAACGTCCCGGCAGTTCGCGGTTGATGATCTTGGTGAACACAGTGGCCATGGCTCCCCAGCATAGGCCTCGGTCGAAACGGGCCGGGAGGCACGAAGTCGCCCGATTCCCGAAGGAAAAGGGCGACCTCGTGTCAGCTTGGGGCGACTGCGGAGTGCTTACCGGTCGGCGTCGGTGTAGCGGATGACGCCGCGGATGTTGCGGCCCTCCAACATGTCCTTGTAACCGTCGTTGATCTGCTCGAGCTTGTACTGGCGGGTGACCATGTCGTCCAGGTTCAGCTTGCCCGCCTTGTACATCGACAGCAGTTGGGGGATGTCATGGTGCGGGTTGCCGCCACCGAAGATGGTGCCCTGCAGGTTCTTCTGCAGCAGGGTCAGCATCGACAGGTTCAGCGTCACGTTGGTGTCGAGCATGCTGCCTACCGCGGTGACCACCGCAGTCCCGCCCTTGGAGGTCAGGTTCAGGTAGCTGTCGATGTCCGAACCCTTGAGCTC
This DNA window, taken from Mycolicibacterium sp. MU0050, encodes the following:
- a CDS encoding response regulator transcription factor, which gives rise to MAAPSTLDTQPEARVLVVDDETNIVELLAVSLRYQGFEVFTAANGPSALDTAREVKPDAVILDVMMPGMDGFGVLRRLRADGIEAPALFLTARDTLQDKITGLTLGGDDYVTKPFSLEEVVARLRVILRRTRKPVEEQPPPRLCFADIELDEETHEVWKAGEPVSLSPTEFTLLRYFVINAGTVLSKPKILDHVWRYDFGGDVNVVESYVSYLRRKIDTGEKRLLHTLRGVGYVLREPR
- a CDS encoding HAMP domain-containing sensor histidine kinase, which produces MTSILRSLRRGIPLRVALVAATLLLVACGLLASGIAVTTILRHSLLQRVDRTLIDASNGWALAPRGAPRHNERPNPGRPPTNFYVRGVGTDGEVWIGAADRDSEPDLGPHNDVGPVPTTVGSLNGSPETWRAVSVRGERGELTTVAIELADVRSTVRSLAYAQVGIGVGVLVILGVLGYAVVNRSLRPLAEVEETAAAIAGGKLDRRVPERDPRTEVGRLSLALNGMLAQIQGALAASEASADQARGSEEKMRRFITDASHELRTPLTTIRGFAELYRQGAATDVEMLMARIESESARMGVLVEDLLLLARLDAERPFEQHRVDLLALAADAVHDARSVAPRRAITMEVFDGPGTPEVIGDESRLRQVLGNLVANALQHTPESAGVTVRVGTRAEDAVVEVVDEGPGMTAEDSRRVFERFYRADASRTRASGGAGLGLSIVDSLVFAHGGSVSVTSAPGQGSRFEVRLPRLVSAEMESAE
- a CDS encoding HIT family protein, with protein sequence MATVFTKIINRELPGRFVYEDDEFVAFLTIEPMTQGHTLVVPRAEIDQWQDIDPDTYARIMAVSQRIGKAVVRAFDAPRAGLIIAGLEVPHLHVHVFPARELTDFGFAHVDRNPSPESLDEAQAKIKAALAELD